The DNA region TTAGGCACCTGGATATTATTGCTTTAGTCCTTGTCCTTCAATTACAAACAGGTCATGTTTATACAAATACAGCGAAAAGGTCAGTCTGATTAAGCACTAACCTTTCTCGTCAAGCATTACGTGATGCGGTTGACAATCACCCGTTGTATCACCCAATTCAATATGCCGATAATGATGCCTGCCCAGAACGCCGTCCAAAAAGAAGTAATGGTAAAACCTTCAATAAGGGTTGCCGTTAGCAGGAGCATAGCTGCGTTAATGACGAGCATAAATAAGCCAAGCGTGACGACGGTAATGGGGAATGTGAGAAAAATCAATATGGGTTTAATAAACGTATTCACAACTGAGAAAAGTAGGGCTGCCAAGAATGCAACGCTAGCACTTTCAATGGTAAAGCCTGCAAAAAAGCCAGCCACAATCATTAAGGTCGCCCAGTTTACCAGAATGCTAATCAACCACTTCATTTAAACGTCCTCTCTTTCCTGTATAAAGATTGAGCCGGTCTTAGACAACAAATCAACATCATGCGCCTTTTCTTCACCTTGAGCAAGTAAATATTGCTTATGATTCGTCGTCTGGGGTCCTTCTGTTTTTACTGTATGCGGAATCTGGACATGTATATGCCCTACTTTTGTCTGGCACTGGCCATGCACACCATAAACGGCAGGGGGATAAACAACCCGTATGGTGCCATTTGTCGTTGTCGCTTTGATATGACTGCCCTTCAAAAGGTGCTCCTCTATGCGAATGTTCCCATTGGTGGTGTCACACAAGATCCATGCTAGGTTTCCTTGCAACTGGACACTGCCATTGGATGTTTTCCAAGTACTTTCTTCCGCATCCACTTGCAAACACTGGACTCTCCCATTTGAGGTATTACCGGAAATTTTCCCGGTCGTTAAGTCTTGCAAACGAATGGAACCATTTGATGTGTCCACGTCTAAAAGGTTTACCTCATGCTGACTTATTTGGATAGACCCGTTGTTGGTACTGAGATTGATACGTTCATAAGCACGTCGAGGCAATGTCACCTCAAGTGAGATCTTCACATGTTTCTTGTCCTCTACTTCAAATCTATACTTTCCCTGATCAGTTGAGCTATGGATCAAAGACTTCATAATGTCCCGAGCTTCTTGTTCGTCGTCCGCTTTGGATATAACACCGATAACGTTGATTTGACCTTCATCTCTATCCCAGGACTTAACCTTAATACTGCCATTCGATGCGAGCAATGACACATCCGTGTATGAAAATTGCGGAATACGGATGGCTTCCGTTACTTTCATTCCGCCACTCCATTGAAAATCTAAGTCGAGATCAACGTCCATGGTTTGGAGTTTATCAACGGCTTTTCCCACGAGATCTAGGAGCTTGGTGGCACCCTTGTTCGCTCCCCCAATCAGCTTATCCGTTGTCTCATGTAAATCCGCCTTCATACGTTGAAACTGTTCCCGGTAGGCTTGCTTTTCTGTGTCATCTCCATCTTCCTGTCTAAACGTCTCACTTGTATGCTGCGTTTGATGACTTTTGTCAAGGGCATCCAATAGCTTATTTGCTTCCTCTGCGCTTATTTTACCCTCTTCTAACATTTTTAAAATGATGCGTCTTTCTTCCATAGGGGTCACGCTCCTTTCAAGTCAGCGAGATACAAACACCTTAAATATCTTGTAAAAGCCTTAACGCTTCAGATGATGAAATGTCTCCTTGATCTAGTGCATTCAAAATGTCTTTTTGGGACGCTTTTACCTTATCATCACCGTTACGCTGAGCGAGGTCCGCTTGATTGCCTTCACTTCTTCCTGTACGATGTTCTAATGCATCAATCACTTGTTCTAATCTGTTTCGCACTGTAGGATAGGAGATGTTTAACGCCCTTTCCATCTCCTTTATCGACCCTCTTACTTTGATAAACGTTTCCACAAATTTAAGTTGTTCTTGGCTCAGTGAGGTGAGTGTACTGGCTTCAAAATGGCCTTGTATCGTTGTCTGACAATGATCACAGTGCAATTCCTTCACAATGAGCTCATGACGACAAACCGGACACTGTTCTGGTATGGGATGCTTCATTGAGAACTCCTTTCTCCGAGACATAATCATGTTGATCTATTTTAACACTGTTCTTTTTAACATCATAAATAAATATATTTATTTTTTCAACAATATCATCCTATTCAATTATATATTTAAGGGTTAAAATTAATTTTATTGATTTTACACCTCAACCCTCCAACACACTGGTTGACAAATCGAAGTGTCTCTTTTTATTCTGATAGTGACAGGAATGAAAAGAATATAACAGATGGTCTAAAAATAAAGTCAAAACGATCCGATATACATAAAAGAAGCGTTGTGTACGAATGATTTATGTTTGTCTATTTCGTGCGTTCATCATTCTGACGATGTATGGTCGACAATGAATCGTCATAGAAGGCATGCGTTTATTGCTTTTTCACTGTCGGGTGTTACACTAATACCCTGTTAATATGTTCATAAATCCTAAAACAAGTGAGGCTAGAAAAATGGACAGAACTTCTATCATCGGGGTCATACTTGGGTTCCTTGCCATCGGCATCGGAATGGTCTTGAAAGGGGTTAGTATCGGGGCCCTCCTCAACCCTGCAGCTTTACTCATTATTTTTCTCGGTACAGCAGCATCATTGTTTATCGCTTTCCCGTACCAAGAAATCAAGAAGTTTCCTACTTTAATGAAAATCCTTTTTACAGAGGAAAAACTCATTACTGAAAAAGATCTTATCCCGTTGTTCAAAGATTGGGCTGGTATTGCGCGTAAAGAAGGCTTATTAGCATTAGAACCACAAGTCGAGGACATAGATGAGCCGTTTCTCAAACACGGCATGAAGATGGTGATTGATGGACAACCTCCTGAATTTATTCGTGAAATACTTGAGGAGGATCTAGATGCGATGGAAGATCGTCACCGCGCCGGTGCGAGTATTTTCTCACAGGCAGGCACCTATGCACCCACTTTAGGGGTGTTAGGAGCTGTTATCGGGCTTGTAGCCGCTTTAGGTAATTTGGACGATATAGATGCACTCGGACCAGCCATTGCTGCAGCTTTTATCGCCACTTTGTTTGGTATCTTCTCCGGGTATGTTTTATGGCATCCTTTCGCCAACAAGTTGAAACGTAAGTCTCAGCGAGAGGTCAGAATGAAGCAAATTATGATCGAAGCCATTCTAGCCATTCAAAGTGGTGTATCTGCTCGCGTCATTGAAGATAAAATTTTAACCTATATCCCTTCTAGAGAACGTCATATCGAGTCTTCTGAAGGAGGAGAAGCGTTCGATGTCTAGAAGACGCGGAAAAAATCAAGAAGAGCATGTCGACGAGTCGTGGCTGATCCCCTACGCCGATATTCTCACTTTATTACTCGCATTATTTATCGTGCTATTTGCGGCAAGCTCTGTTGACGCACAAAAGTTTGAGAAACTAGCGGAGTCTTTAAAGGTCGCTTTTACCGGTGGTACAGGCGTCATGGAACATCACGCCCCAGTCGTCCCTCCGGATGATATTCCCGTTACGCCTGATGAACCGGAGGAGACACTAGACGAAGAACAACTCGCTGAATTTTATGCGAGTCAACAAGACTTAGAGGATTTAAAGCAGCTGCAGGAAAAAATAAATGATTACATACAGGAGGAAAATTTAGGACTAAGCCTACAGACTGAAATGACAAAGGAAGGCTTGTTGCTTACCATTTTGGACGATGCCCTATTCACTTCTGGTAGTGCCGAGATCCGTCCGGACGCTGTCCAGTTAGCAAGGGAAATGTCCCATCTACTTGTGACGGAACCTCAAAGGCATATTCAGATTGCTGGCCACACAGATAATGTGCCCATAGGAGATGGCAATCAAAATTTCCGCTCGAACTGGGACTTAAGTGCCATGCGAGCGATCAACTTTCTCAAGATTCTCCTTGAGAACGAAGCACTAGAACCGCCAATATTTAGTGCTTCCGGGTACGGTGAATACCACCCAGTGGCAAGTAACGAAAATGAAGAAGGCCGGGCTCAAAATAGAAGAGTCGAAGTGCTTATTCTTCCCTATAGTCAGAGTCAATAACGACGAGCGAAAAAAAAGCTTGTAGAGCATTCATGCCAAGATCTACAAGCTTTTTTATAACTTATACGTTCTGCGCTGATGCTTGGGCAAGATGTTTTAGGATGACTGTGTCACTTTCAACTTGGGTGGCTTGACCGTACCTAGGAAAACATTCTCATAGTAGATGCTCACTTTCATGTCTTCCGATCCTTCCAATAGTTGCGTGATCTCTTCAGTCGAGTGATTCACTGATGAGATGATGTTCGTTTGATAAACGCTTGGGTTAGATAGAGAGTCAACAGTCATGACACTATAAGTGGGATCTATTCCTGACATACCAATAACCTCACTAATGATCCTATCGTACTCTAAACCAAAACCTAGCGACCTGACTTTGTCTGGATGAATAGAGCTTGGGACATGGTATGTGACGATATATTCAATTCCCCGCATCTCATGGTCCCCACCTCGATCGATCACCGTTTCCCGCGCTTCCAAATTAACAATATCTATGACAGAATATATTTCATTCAATTCACGGTGTTGTTCATCCGTTAATTGACCGTCATAATGTGGTTCTTCTTGGTGACTAAGGACTTCATATCCTAAGTCTTCTTCAAGATAGTGCTTAGCCGTAGCCATACTTTCACTCTCAGGGGGTTCATGGCGACAGCCTAAGATCATCGTTGTCACTGAGAGTATGATGAACAACACTCCCCAGCTTTTCATGGTAAGGTCCTCCCAAATCACATAACATATTTTCCAGCTGATAACGTTCTAAAACGTCCTTTATAGTGGAACGACTCGTGTTAGCCTACTTCCGTCTCTAAGTCATCTACACGCTTCTCAACGTATTTCGTATCCTTATGAGCGTTAAACGTTTCCGCACGCTCTAATTTGACCGTTGTGTTGTATTCAGGTATACCCGCAACATGCTCGTATACACCTTTAGGGATGAGGCAGTTCCCTTCAGGCCAATGGACCTGGACGTTACCTTTCTTGACGTCGGCAAACTTTGCTTGCCCCTGCATCATACCATATTCATTATGGGCGATAATCGCTTCACCTTCTTCTATACCCAGTTTTTGTGCGTCTGCTTTGTTGAGTAAAATGTCATATCGGTCTGCTGCGTTGAAAGGATCTTTTTGACTATAAACCATGGAGTTAAACTGTTTACCACGGCGGGTGGTGACGTTAAACTCTCCCTCTGTCCGACGATTTTCTGGAAGGTCAATAGAAATGAGGTTGCCTTTACCGTCTGACGTTGGGCACACACCATCTTCACAGAGCCAAGCGCCACCCCATTGGAACACATCACCTTGCTTTTTCAAGTGTTGAATGCCGTCGTAGTTTTTATTCGCTTGGGCGATTTCATCACGAATCTGTTGGGCATTTTCAAACCTTATCAAATGTTTATACAGTGGTTTCACACGGGCAGCAAGATCAACGTAGATCTCCCATTCCGCACGTGCTTCTTCAATTCTAGGGCCTTCTATTTCCGGACTATAGTAAACCATGCGTTCTGTACTGGTCGATGTCCCACCCCCTGGTTGCTCATAACGAGTCATAGCGGGCAGCACGATGACCTCTTCCTTGGCATCTACGAGCGTAGAGGTATTGAAAATAATATCCTGATGCACGCGGATATCCACACTACTTAAGCATTTTTCCACGAAATCCGGGTTGGGCATGGTTTCTAAAAAGTTGCCACCACTGGTGTAGAAAACCTTTAACTTACGCTCCGCATCTTCAGGGAGCAAAGCGTTCTCCAACGTCACACCGACAATGTCACCTTGCCAGCGTGGAATTTTGAACTTCCAAATCTTCTCCATTCTCTCAGCGTTGTCTTCGTCGAAATCGCTCCCCGGTAAAACGAATGGATCTGCCCCCATCTCACCGGAGCCTTGCACACCGCTGTGTCCCCGTATCGGCATCACGCCACAATGTTTACGACCGATAAAACCACGTAGCATGGATAGGTTCGCCACTTGGGATACATTATCGGTACCAAAACGATGCTGAGTCAGTCCCATACTCCATACAAAAACGCCTGATTGAGATTGAGCCAGAAGCTGAGCGAATGCTAGCATTCTTTCCTTTGACAGCCCTGAAGATTTTTCAAGTTGACGCCAGTCTTGTTTTTTGACGTGTGCTTTCAGTTCCTCGACATGGTTGACATGCTCTTTAACGAAAGCGTGATCGATAGCGGAGCCGGGGTTTTCCTCTTCCATCTCAAACCAATGCTTCATCACCCCGTTCATAAAGGCGATATCCCCACCAATGTTCACCTGATACGTGTCGTCTACTATTTTGGTCCCAAACAGTGCACTCTCAGTGATAGACGGAATCCAATACTTTTCCATTGAGGGCTCACGATACGGATTGATCATGATGATTTTTGTGCCCGCCTTCTTCGCAGCGTACATGTACTTAGTGGAAACAGGCTGATTATTTGCTGCAACGGAACCCCAGAAGACGAGGACATCCGTTCCAATCCAGTCTTTATAGTTACAGCTTGACGCCCCTATACCGAGAGAGCGTTTGAGTGCCGTTTTACTGGGCGAATGGCAAATACGTGAAGCGTTATCAATATTGTTGGTACCGATAAACCGAGCAGTCTTAGCGGCTGTATAATACACTTCATTGGTAATCCCACGTGAGGTCAGATAGAAGGCAAGCTGCTTCGGGTCTATAGCCTTTATTTTGTTCGCTACTTTATCTAGTGCTTCATCCCAGGATATTCTCGTGAATTTATTCTCCCCAGGCTTACGAGATAGAGGATAAGGGATGCGACCAAGTTGACGTAATGCCGTACTGTCCATTTTTCGTAAGCGATCCACATCCTCCAGCCACTTAGGGTCCATCGCGGGCATTGTGTTCAGGCGTAAGACGTTTAACCGTGTGGTACATAGGTGCGGTCCGGATAACGTTTGGTCCTGTAACCCTGCCACTCCGAGCGCACAGCCGTCACACACTCCTTTTGTGAGAATACGATAAGCATAACCTAAGTTATCTTTGTTCTCATAAGCGACTTTAAGCGTATCCCGTATGTGATGCGGTTTGATTTTTCCTAACCCCATTGGGGCTAGACTCGCCCATAAAGAAGGCTTCGGCTTGGTGTTTAATTTTATTGGTCCAGTGTGTTTCGTCTTCCCCATCTTACATCTCTCCCATCTTTAAATGTTCATTGTGAGACAAAAACTCATGTGACAGCAACAGCCATCTAAAAAAAAACCATCGTACAATCGTCTTTGCCTATTTACTGAAAGCAACGATGTAACGATGGTTGTTCTATAGCAGGAACGCTACTATGAGGCATACCATGATGTCTCTCTCTTGTACATGGCCTCCAGCAGGGGCGCTACTGAGACTCATGTGCTTTGAGCTGACTCGTATTAAACTTTTCTTCTAAATTTTGATCAAAGACAAAGATAGAAATCCCATAATCTCTGTCAATATCTATGTCTAGGAATAAGTCCTGAAATTGGGCTCCTAAAAAGCGCTCCATCTCCACAGGGTGGTTTTGACGGTACATATCCTTTACCATTTCTGTACGCGCGGCGCGTACCATTTGTTTGCCGTCATCTGCGTTAGCAATAAATTTCTCGACAGGTGACAAGTTCCCTTCCATCTCACATATGGCCCAATTTTTACAAAACGTTGTTGTAATTTTTCTGGGTCCCTTACCCATATGTTTTTTACGAAAGGATCGCACGAGATTACTAAACTCTGCTTCATATTTATTCATTTGCTTCACCTTTTGTTCGATTAAAATGAAAGCTCATGCTGTTCTTAGGATGTATGTATGACTATATTAATCATAACACTCGCATACCTCATTTTCAAAAGAGATTGAGCATTCAGTCTAGCAACCATTCTCACAACGCTAGATCCTCACCATAAGCTAGCTAGCGACTTCTATACTGTCGTTTTGGCCTTGTTCTAGTTCACGACGCAATCGTCGTATATCTAATCGGATCAGAAGAGAGATGGCCAAAGCGAGTACGAACATACCTGCGAAGATATAAAGGGTGGTCGAATAACTCCCCGTCGTATCGTAAATATAAGAGACGAGTGAGGGACCGGCCAGACCTGCTGCAGCCCATGCTGTCAAAATATAACCGTGAATGGCGCCTAATTGTTTGGTGCCGAATAAATCACCGATATATGCTGGTATAGAGGCAAAACCACCACCGTAACAGGTCATGATGAGATAGACGACGATACTAAATAAAATCGCGCTTGGTATCGTTGGCATGACGAAAAAGATGATGACCTGTAGGATAAAAAACACAGTATACACATTGGGGCGACCAATGTAGTCTGAAATTGATGCCCAGAAAATACGACCTGCCCCGTTAAAGAAACCCATCAATCCGACCATCGTGGCTGCCGCTAATGAGGACATGCCAACGACTTCTTGGGCCATTGGAGATGCCACCGCAATAATGGCAATACCACAAGTGACATTAATAAACAGCATGAGCCATAATGCCCAAAAGCGCTTGGTTGCAGCGGCTTGAGTAGCGGTGAGTTGAGATAGATCTTGTTTAACTTCCTTTACCCCTGAT from Caldalkalibacillus salinus includes:
- the motA gene encoding flagellar motor stator protein MotA — translated: MDRTSIIGVILGFLAIGIGMVLKGVSIGALLNPAALLIIFLGTAASLFIAFPYQEIKKFPTLMKILFTEEKLITEKDLIPLFKDWAGIARKEGLLALEPQVEDIDEPFLKHGMKMVIDGQPPEFIREILEEDLDAMEDRHRAGASIFSQAGTYAPTLGVLGAVIGLVAALGNLDDIDALGPAIAAAFIATLFGIFSGYVLWHPFANKLKRKSQREVRMKQIMIEAILAIQSGVSARVIEDKILTYIPSRERHIESSEGGEAFDV
- a CDS encoding DUF2294 domain-containing protein, which produces MNKYEAEFSNLVRSFRKKHMGKGPRKITTTFCKNWAICEMEGNLSPVEKFIANADDGKQMVRAARTEMVKDMYRQNHPVEMERFLGAQFQDLFLDIDIDRDYGISIFVFDQNLEEKFNTSQLKAHESQ
- a CDS encoding DUF2089 domain-containing protein — encoded protein: MKHPIPEQCPVCRHELIVKELHCDHCQTTIQGHFEASTLTSLSQEQLKFVETFIKVRGSIKEMERALNISYPTVRNRLEQVIDALEHRTGRSEGNQADLAQRNGDDKVKASQKDILNALDQGDISSSEALRLLQDI
- a CDS encoding FdhF/YdeP family oxidoreductase; translated protein: MGKTKHTGPIKLNTKPKPSLWASLAPMGLGKIKPHHIRDTLKVAYENKDNLGYAYRILTKGVCDGCALGVAGLQDQTLSGPHLCTTRLNVLRLNTMPAMDPKWLEDVDRLRKMDSTALRQLGRIPYPLSRKPGENKFTRISWDEALDKVANKIKAIDPKQLAFYLTSRGITNEVYYTAAKTARFIGTNNIDNASRICHSPSKTALKRSLGIGASSCNYKDWIGTDVLVFWGSVAANNQPVSTKYMYAAKKAGTKIIMINPYREPSMEKYWIPSITESALFGTKIVDDTYQVNIGGDIAFMNGVMKHWFEMEEENPGSAIDHAFVKEHVNHVEELKAHVKKQDWRQLEKSSGLSKERMLAFAQLLAQSQSGVFVWSMGLTQHRFGTDNVSQVANLSMLRGFIGRKHCGVMPIRGHSGVQGSGEMGADPFVLPGSDFDEDNAERMEKIWKFKIPRWQGDIVGVTLENALLPEDAERKLKVFYTSGGNFLETMPNPDFVEKCLSSVDIRVHQDIIFNTSTLVDAKEEVIVLPAMTRYEQPGGGTSTSTERMVYYSPEIEGPRIEEARAEWEIYVDLAARVKPLYKHLIRFENAQQIRDEIAQANKNYDGIQHLKKQGDVFQWGGAWLCEDGVCPTSDGKGNLISIDLPENRRTEGEFNVTTRRGKQFNSMVYSQKDPFNAADRYDILLNKADAQKLGIEEGEAIIAHNEYGMMQGQAKFADVKKGNVQVHWPEGNCLIPKGVYEHVAGIPEYNTTVKLERAETFNAHKDTKYVEKRVDDLETEVG
- a CDS encoding OFA family MFS transporter; the protein is MNQKVKNRWLIALSAVGIHLSIGSVYAWSVFTNPLMETFGWTQTEVSRAFSIAILFLGISAAFMGHFVEKKGPRHSGTVAAIFFGTGIIGSGLAVSMESLPLLYLFYGVCGGIGLGIGYITPVSSLVKWFPDRRGLATGLAIMGFGFASMISSPIMERLISSVGIDSTFYILGTIYFIVMISSSQYLAPPPDGWMPSGFKAKVASGVKEVKQDLSQLTATQAAATKRFWALWLMLFINVTCGIAIIAVASPMAQEVVGMSSLAAATMVGLMGFFNGAGRIFWASISDYIGRPNVYTVFFILQVIIFFVMPTIPSAILFSIVVYLIMTCYGGGFASIPAYIGDLFGTKQLGAIHGYILTAWAAAGLAGPSLVSYIYDTTGSYSTTLYIFAGMFVLALAISLLIRLDIRRLRRELEQGQNDSIEVAS
- a CDS encoding DUF4097 family beta strand repeat-containing protein, with product MEERRIILKMLEEGKISAEEANKLLDALDKSHQTQHTSETFRQEDGDDTEKQAYREQFQRMKADLHETTDKLIGGANKGATKLLDLVGKAVDKLQTMDVDLDLDFQWSGGMKVTEAIRIPQFSYTDVSLLASNGSIKVKSWDRDEGQINVIGVISKADDEQEARDIMKSLIHSSTDQGKYRFEVEDKKHVKISLEVTLPRRAYERINLSTNNGSIQISQHEVNLLDVDTSNGSIRLQDLTTGKISGNTSNGRVQCLQVDAEESTWKTSNGSVQLQGNLAWILCDTTNGNIRIEEHLLKGSHIKATTTNGTIRVVYPPAVYGVHGQCQTKVGHIHVQIPHTVKTEGPQTTNHKQYLLAQGEEKAHDVDLLSKTGSIFIQEREDV
- the motB gene encoding flagellar motor protein MotB → MSRRRGKNQEEHVDESWLIPYADILTLLLALFIVLFAASSVDAQKFEKLAESLKVAFTGGTGVMEHHAPVVPPDDIPVTPDEPEETLDEEQLAEFYASQQDLEDLKQLQEKINDYIQEENLGLSLQTEMTKEGLLLTILDDALFTSGSAEIRPDAVQLAREMSHLLVTEPQRHIQIAGHTDNVPIGDGNQNFRSNWDLSAMRAINFLKILLENEALEPPIFSASGYGEYHPVASNENEEGRAQNRRVEVLILPYSQSQ
- a CDS encoding phage holin family protein, giving the protein MKWLISILVNWATLMIVAGFFAGFTIESASVAFLAALLFSVVNTFIKPILIFLTFPITVVTLGLFMLVINAAMLLLTATLIEGFTITSFWTAFWAGIIIGILNWVIQRVIVNRIT